One region of Armatimonadota bacterium genomic DNA includes:
- the porA gene encoding pyruvate ferredoxin oxidoreductase: MAMKQINPDVVAAYPITPQTEVMQIFASYVADGLVNTELITVESEHSAMSATIGAATAGTRTMTATSSQGLALMWEMLYIASGLRLPIVMPMVNRALSAPINIHCDHSDSMGARDSGWIQIFSENAQEVYDNLFQAVRIAEHDDIQLPVMVNYDGFIISHGMEPVEVYDDKDIREFIGEYKPKYALLDVEHPITVGSLDFTDYYFEHKRSQAEPMFHALPIIEKIGEEFGEKFGRKYGLFEEYYMDDAELAIVVLGSTAGTAKVVINELREKGMKAGMLKLRVFRPFPEKQIAEILCRMKAVAVLDRSDAMAGTGGPLYAEIRSALYDCEKRPLVVNYVYGLGGRDINLSHIASVYEELEAISKNGKRPYKAINYLGVRE, from the coding sequence ATGGCTATGAAGCAGATTAACCCCGATGTGGTTGCTGCTTATCCCATTACTCCGCAAACCGAAGTCATGCAGATATTCGCCAGCTATGTTGCCGATGGACTGGTTAACACTGAGCTAATTACCGTGGAGAGCGAACATAGCGCCATGAGTGCAACAATTGGTGCGGCAACCGCAGGCACTCGCACAATGACTGCTACTTCATCGCAAGGCTTAGCATTAATGTGGGAGATGCTGTATATAGCATCAGGCTTGAGACTACCAATTGTAATGCCAATGGTTAATAGAGCATTAAGCGCTCCTATTAATATTCACTGCGACCATAGCGATTCCATGGGAGCACGCGACTCTGGTTGGATACAGATATTCTCAGAAAATGCACAAGAAGTCTACGACAACCTGTTTCAGGCGGTCAGAATTGCCGAGCATGACGATATACAACTTCCAGTAATGGTCAACTACGATGGCTTTATCATCAGCCATGGGATGGAACCGGTCGAAGTTTACGACGACAAAGACATCAGAGAATTTATCGGCGAATACAAACCGAAGTATGCATTGCTCGATGTGGAACATCCAATTACCGTAGGCTCGCTAGACTTCACTGACTATTACTTCGAGCACAAACGCTCCCAGGCTGAGCCGATGTTCCATGCTCTTCCAATCATTGAAAAAATCGGCGAAGAATTTGGAGAGAAGTTTGGCAGAAAGTATGGCTTATTTGAAGAGTACTACATGGATGACGCAGAGCTGGCAATCGTTGTCCTTGGCTCCACCGCTGGCACAGCGAAGGTCGTTATTAACGAACTGCGCGAGAAGGGCATGAAAGCAGGAATGCTCAAGCTCCGCGTGTTCCGGCCATTCCCTGAGAAGCAGATAGCCGAAATATTGTGCAGAATGAAGGCGGTTGCAGTTCTTGACCGTTCGGACGCCATGGCTGGAACCGGCGGCCCACTTTATGCCGAGATTCGCTCTGCACTCTATGATTGTGAAAAACGTCCTCTGGTTGTGAACTATGTTTACGGGCTAGGTGGCCGAGACATTAACCTCAGCCACATAGCCTCTGTCTATGAGGAACTTGAAGCAATCTCCAAGAATGGCAAGCGCCCCTACAAGGCAATTAACTACCTTGGAGTACGTGAGTAA
- a CDS encoding ABC transporter permease subunit, with product MSIMVIAKATFGEAWRKKILNIFLLVAIALIAFSVSFAFFSEREEMIIIKSMGLGVIAIAGMFIAVVMGINLIPSEIDKRTIYTILSKPVKRHEFLLGKFVGGVLTLLVNLSLMTVVFMAMVAWKMGWHVEWALLKGILMIFFQVFLLTSLAILFSVFTTPVVNFFLTSAMYIIGSLSSVTLSLSRLPEKALIVRWFFAFLHYVVPNFANFFTQNPLIHPEVVIKNELTYYVENILYAIVYASVVLIIAILLFERREV from the coding sequence ATGAGCATAATGGTTATTGCAAAGGCCACATTTGGAGAAGCATGGAGAAAAAAGATCCTAAACATATTCTTACTGGTGGCCATTGCCCTAATCGCTTTCTCGGTATCATTCGCGTTTTTCTCCGAGCGCGAAGAGATGATAATCATAAAGAGCATGGGACTAGGCGTTATCGCCATCGCTGGCATGTTTATCGCCGTCGTCATGGGCATCAATCTGATTCCGTCGGAGATAGACAAGCGCACTATTTACACGATTTTGTCAAAGCCTGTTAAGCGGCATGAGTTCTTGTTGGGAAAATTCGTCGGCGGTGTTTTGACGCTTTTGGTAAACTTGTCATTGATGACTGTCGTCTTTATGGCGATGGTCGCCTGGAAGATGGGATGGCATGTAGAATGGGCATTGCTCAAAGGCATTCTTATGATATTCTTCCAGGTATTTCTCCTAACATCGTTGGCGATTCTGTTTTCCGTTTTCACAACCCCTGTCGTAAACTTTTTCCTAACATCGGCGATGTATATAATTGGCAGTCTTTCCTCAGTAACACTCTCCCTGAGCAGACTACCTGAGAAAGCGTTAATCGTGAGATGGTTCTTCGCCTTTCTGCATTACGTAGTGCCGAACTTTGCAAACTTCTTCACCCAAAATCCTTTAATCCACCCAGAAGTAGTAATAAAAAACGAACTAACGTACTATGTTGAAAACATTTTATATGCAATCGTATATGCCTCGGTTGTATTAATAATCGCCATACTACTTTTTGAGAGGCGGGAGGTGTGA
- the dnaX gene encoding DNA polymerase III subunit gamma/tau yields the protein MAYVSLYRKYRSQTFEEVMGQEHITRTLQNAIKLGKIGHAYLFCGTRGTGKTTTARLLAKALNCEKGPTPNPCNECAACKSINEGTAIDIIEMDAASNRGVDDVAKIRENVKFPPMALRYKVFIIDEAHQLSGDAKDAFLKTLEEPPSYVIFVLATTEPHKIPITIRSRCQQFDFRRGSIADIRARLAYVANSEGIKAEDAALDLIALNADGSWRDGLSLMEQVLAYTDGELRVDDVYKVLGTVTQDFLFRMADVIAEGDEPGAFEMAAEAVASGKDLRQLLRSLAEHFRNLLFASVTKDQYVLGTSKEASEKLAQQAAKFKKPELISLVETFSEAEREARLSDQHRLITEMAFLKAIRIANPQQARIAVPVPAPSEPSTQTASQPDRREKPTSAQLEIRQARPVSSAKQATDEKKIPEFDTILEKWNQVLQHIRSISLPAHVLFSESKPVAIRGNALVLHFKHEGHCVLIMNEKEKPDIPSKRRVFQMAFERVFGTPNIPIICETASEQAAPRRTIPKPEEEEDLPDPFQEPAAATDDNETLRSVLDMFEGELVDD from the coding sequence ATGGCATACGTCTCACTCTATAGAAAATACAGGTCGCAAACTTTCGAAGAGGTAATGGGGCAGGAGCACATTACCAGGACCCTTCAGAACGCCATCAAACTCGGGAAGATTGGACACGCATATTTATTTTGCGGGACAAGGGGCACTGGGAAGACCACAACAGCTCGCCTGCTTGCCAAGGCTCTCAATTGTGAGAAGGGACCAACTCCAAATCCTTGCAACGAATGTGCCGCATGCAAAAGCATAAATGAGGGAACAGCAATCGATATTATCGAGATGGATGCTGCTTCCAATCGTGGAGTTGACGATGTTGCAAAGATTCGCGAGAACGTAAAATTTCCTCCGATGGCTCTTCGCTACAAGGTTTTTATCATCGATGAGGCACACCAGCTTTCAGGTGACGCAAAAGATGCATTCCTTAAAACATTAGAAGAGCCTCCATCCTATGTCATTTTTGTCCTTGCGACTACCGAGCCCCATAAAATACCGATTACCATCAGATCTAGATGTCAGCAATTTGACTTCCGACGCGGGTCAATTGCAGATATCCGAGCTCGGCTTGCTTATGTAGCAAATAGCGAAGGCATCAAAGCTGAAGATGCAGCCCTTGACCTGATTGCCCTAAATGCAGATGGTTCGTGGCGAGATGGATTAAGCCTAATGGAACAAGTGCTTGCCTATACGGATGGCGAGCTCCGAGTAGATGACGTCTACAAAGTTCTTGGCACGGTTACCCAAGATTTCCTATTCCGAATGGCCGATGTCATCGCCGAAGGAGATGAGCCTGGGGCATTCGAAATGGCAGCGGAGGCAGTGGCATCTGGAAAAGACCTGCGCCAACTTCTCCGCTCTCTTGCTGAGCACTTTCGAAACCTTCTATTCGCTTCAGTAACAAAGGACCAGTATGTGCTCGGCACAAGCAAGGAAGCATCAGAAAAGTTGGCTCAGCAAGCAGCAAAATTCAAAAAGCCCGAATTGATAAGCCTTGTGGAGACATTCTCAGAAGCCGAGCGTGAAGCCCGCTTAAGCGACCAGCACCGTCTCATCACCGAGATGGCTTTTCTAAAAGCAATCAGAATCGCCAATCCTCAGCAAGCTAGAATAGCTGTTCCTGTCCCTGCGCCGAGCGAACCATCCACCCAAACGGCATCACAGCCCGATAGGCGTGAAAAGCCAACATCGGCTCAGCTTGAAATTCGACAAGCAAGACCTGTATCTTCGGCAAAACAAGCAACCGACGAGAAAAAAATACCAGAATTTGATACAATATTGGAAAAATGGAACCAGGTTCTCCAACACATTCGGAGCATAAGTCTGCCGGCGCACGTCCTCTTCAGTGAAAGCAAACCGGTAGCGATACGTGGAAATGCTCTTGTCTTGCACTTTAAACACGAAGGGCACTGCGTATTAATAATGAACGAGAAGGAGAAGCCTGACATTCCATCAAAACGGCGTGTGTTCCAAATGGCTTTTGAACGAGTTTTTGGGACACCGAACATTCCGATAATTTGCGAGACAGCGTCCGAACAAGCGGCTCCTCGGCGGACAATCCCAAAGCCAGAGGAAGAGGAAGACCTGCCGGACCCATTCCAAGAGCCAGCTGCAGCTACTGATGACAACGAAACACTCCGCAGTGTGCTCGATATGTTTGAAGGAGAGCTTGTGGACGACTAA
- a CDS encoding 2-oxoacid:acceptor oxidoreductase family protein: MSKLTEIRWHGRGGQGAKTAALLFGEAVLGQGKYMQAFPEYGPERMGAPVQSFNRISDQPITLHCHVTSPDIVVVLDPTLIGNIDVTQGLPENGIILINSSLPASKFREMLKLNGQKVYTVDASKIARETIGRDIPNTPMMGALVKVTGLLDFEEMLKDTRKKLEKKFRSRPEIIEGNIKAIQRAYDEVTEG; encoded by the coding sequence ATGTCAAAGCTAACCGAGATACGGTGGCACGGCCGAGGTGGGCAAGGTGCCAAAACGGCTGCGCTACTGTTTGGAGAAGCCGTGCTCGGACAAGGAAAATACATGCAAGCATTCCCCGAGTATGGCCCTGAAAGGATGGGAGCACCCGTCCAATCGTTCAACCGAATCAGCGACCAGCCTATCACCTTGCACTGCCACGTCACGTCGCCCGATATCGTAGTTGTGCTCGACCCAACTCTTATCGGCAACATAGACGTGACGCAGGGGCTACCAGAAAACGGAATAATACTGATTAACAGCAGCCTACCGGCTTCCAAGTTTCGTGAGATGCTGAAGCTTAATGGACAAAAGGTTTACACAGTTGATGCTTCAAAAATTGCTCGCGAAACGATCGGTAGGGATATACCCAACACACCGATGATGGGCGCACTTGTAAAAGTTACAGGCCTACTAGACTTTGAAGAAATGCTCAAAGACACACGCAAAAAACTGGAGAAGAAATTCCGCTCAAGGCCTGAAATCATTGAGGGAAATATCAAAGCAATCCAGCGAGCATATGACGAAGTGACGGAAGGTTAG
- a CDS encoding YbaB/EbfC family nucleoid-associated protein produces the protein MSNPFANLGGLGNLGGMMKQIKKLYEDIERAAEELNEERVEATSGGGMVKVVATGKGEIVEVKIDPKVVDPDDVEMLEDLVTSAVREAISKANEIKAKKMEAVTGGLPIPGIM, from the coding sequence ATGAGCAATCCATTCGCCAACCTAGGGGGACTAGGAAACCTAGGCGGCATGATGAAGCAAATAAAAAAGCTATATGAAGATATCGAAAGAGCCGCTGAGGAACTCAACGAAGAGAGAGTCGAAGCCACATCAGGCGGCGGCATGGTAAAAGTGGTCGCAACTGGAAAGGGCGAAATTGTAGAAGTAAAGATCGACCCTAAAGTTGTAGACCCCGACGACGTTGAGATGCTAGAGGATCTCGTCACAAGCGCCGTCAGAGAGGCGATAAGCAAAGCAAACGAAATAAAAGCGAAAAAGATGGAGGCGGTCACGGGGGGCTTGCCCATTCCAGGCATCATGTAA
- the recR gene encoding recombination mediator RecR: MMYYAKPLAKLVGALEKLPGIGPKSAQRLAFYILQAPPDEVATLAEAIKEVKERITQCKICCNFADEDICDICRSDKRDKTTICVVAEPRDVIAMEKTNEFRGTYHVLQGLISPMDGIGPEMLRIRELQQRVIENNVKEIILATNPTIEGDTTAMYLAGILKPMGVKVTRIAHGMPVGGDLDYADQATLIRALEWRREM; the protein is encoded by the coding sequence ATAATGTACTACGCAAAACCGCTAGCTAAATTGGTAGGTGCTCTTGAAAAGCTGCCGGGCATAGGACCGAAGTCAGCGCAAAGGCTTGCATTTTACATTCTACAGGCTCCGCCCGACGAAGTCGCTACTCTAGCAGAAGCTATCAAAGAAGTCAAGGAACGTATTACCCAGTGCAAAATATGCTGTAACTTCGCAGATGAAGATATCTGCGATATATGCCGAAGCGACAAGAGAGACAAAACAACTATTTGTGTGGTTGCTGAACCGCGCGATGTCATCGCTATGGAGAAAACAAACGAATTTCGGGGGACTTATCACGTCCTTCAAGGTCTTATTTCGCCAATGGACGGCATTGGCCCCGAGATGCTTCGAATCCGCGAGCTTCAGCAACGGGTCATAGAAAACAACGTTAAAGAAATTATCTTGGCGACAAACCCAACCATCGAGGGTGATACGACAGCAATGTACTTGGCTGGCATCCTAAAACCCATGGGTGTAAAGGTAACCAGAATTGCCCACGGCATGCCGGTTGGAGGTGATTTGGATTACGCAGACCAAGCAACGCTTATTCGCGCCCTCGAGTGGAGACGGGAAATGTAA